The following proteins come from a genomic window of Paucimonas lemoignei:
- a CDS encoding polysaccharide deacetylase family protein, with protein MRLLLPLLVVYCLAGAVHAAPAEQAKPSRTAYLTLIIDDLGQNPFRDQRVLNLPGPVTLAIMPDTPHATEFARQGHRAGKTVMLHMPMDPATGPFAWHPELPLPELESRLNAALLKVPYAAGINNHMGSRMTAEPVAMGWLVAELQRRHLFFVDSRTSAKTVAAAQAQKIGLASVSRDVFLDDERTAEAITRQLKIAIELARKQGSAVMIGHPYPVTLDVLERELPRLKAQGIDWIDIRRMISVRGNQAMAGHGKDGVYR; from the coding sequence ATGCGTCTACTTCTGCCCTTGCTGGTGGTCTATTGCCTGGCTGGTGCTGTTCACGCAGCGCCAGCCGAGCAGGCCAAGCCCTCTCGCACTGCCTACCTCACGCTGATCATTGATGACCTTGGCCAGAACCCGTTCAGGGATCAGCGCGTGCTGAATCTGCCCGGCCCGGTCACGCTGGCCATCATGCCGGACACGCCCCACGCGACCGAATTCGCTCGCCAGGGGCATCGCGCGGGCAAAACCGTGATGCTGCACATGCCCATGGACCCGGCGACCGGCCCGTTCGCCTGGCACCCTGAGTTGCCATTGCCCGAGCTGGAAAGCCGCCTCAACGCCGCCCTGCTGAAAGTCCCCTACGCGGCGGGCATCAACAATCACATGGGCAGCCGTATGACGGCCGAACCGGTTGCCATGGGCTGGCTGGTGGCCGAGTTGCAACGTCGTCATCTGTTCTTTGTCGACAGCCGCACCAGCGCGAAAACCGTGGCCGCCGCACAGGCCCAGAAAATCGGCCTGGCCAGCGTGTCTCGGGATGTTTTTCTCGACGATGAGCGCACGGCGGAGGCGATCACCCGGCAGCTGAAAATCGCCATTGAACTGGCCCGCAAGCAGGGTTCAGCGGTGATGATCGGCCACCCCTATCCGGTCACGCTGGACGTGCTGGAACGGGAGCTGCCACGCCTCAAGGCGCAGGGCATCGACTGGATCGATATACGGCGGATGATCAGCGTGCGCGGCAATCAGGCGATGGCCGGGCACGGCAAAGACGGGGTGTATCGCTGA